A window of Tautonia plasticadhaerens contains these coding sequences:
- a CDS encoding phage head closure protein has translation MPVNCTNAMSRMNKRVTLQSLTQTEDGQGGFTDSWGNVASTWAEIMPMKGYERMQAMQLQTPLTHKVMIRYRAGVTNAMRLLYGERVLHIKEVINENEEGRFLRLLCVEKNPVS, from the coding sequence CAACGCGATGTCCCGCATGAACAAGCGGGTGACGCTCCAGAGCCTGACCCAGACCGAGGACGGCCAGGGCGGCTTCACCGACAGCTGGGGCAACGTCGCCAGCACCTGGGCGGAGATCATGCCGATGAAGGGCTACGAGCGGATGCAGGCGATGCAGCTGCAAACGCCCCTCACCCACAAGGTGATGATCCGCTACCGCGCCGGCGTCACCAACGCCATGCGCCTGCTCTACGGCGAGCGCGTGCTGCACATCAAGGAAGTCATCAACGAGAACGAGGAGGGCCGGTTCCTGCGGCTGCTCTGCGTCGAGAAAAACCCAGTCAGTTAG